One window of Dyadobacter sandarakinus genomic DNA carries:
- a CDS encoding NUDIX hydrolase — MERDSLIRLLEAYQPEPGQEAGMYLRTLAFVKAEPDCFERTLLKGHVTASGWVLSPDKNSVLLLHHRKLDKWFQPGGHCDGDPDVVRVARKEVEEETGLTSLQFLQEGVFDVDIHTIPAGKDTGEHEHFDVRFAFLASESQQVVINNESRDVRWIPLEEVPQYNHSESILRMVRKVTV; from the coding sequence ATGGAAAGAGACAGTTTGATCAGGTTGCTGGAAGCATACCAGCCCGAACCCGGGCAAGAGGCCGGTATGTACCTGCGTACACTCGCATTTGTGAAAGCTGAACCCGACTGTTTTGAACGCACATTGCTGAAAGGTCACGTAACAGCGTCGGGGTGGGTACTTTCACCTGATAAAAACTCGGTACTATTGCTGCACCACCGTAAACTCGACAAATGGTTCCAGCCCGGCGGGCATTGTGACGGCGACCCCGATGTAGTGCGTGTTGCGCGGAAGGAAGTGGAAGAGGAAACAGGACTTACCAGTCTGCAATTTTTACAGGAAGGTGTTTTTGATGTTGATATTCATACCATACCGGCAGGCAAGGACACCGGGGAACATGAGCATTTCGATGTCCGGTTTGCATTCCTTGCTTCCGAAAGCCAGCAGGTGGTTATCAATAATGAGTCGCGGGATGTGCGCTGGATACCACTGGAAGAGGTACCGCAGTACAACCATTCAGAGTCTATCCTCAGAATGGTAAGGAAGGTTACTGTTTGA
- a CDS encoding YihY/virulence factor BrkB family protein, which produces MRERLLRIRFVGRIIVWLQQTRLGRGTASLYDILQNLIQSNRDYDIDQRASAVAYSLTLALFPGIIFLFTLIPYIPIEHLDMQIMEVLRENIPKGIYQDADQTILDIIGRPRSGVLSLGFFFALLASTNGMLSLMRSFDMVYEDKETRGFLKTRGIAIVLTLLLIAVLFLSVILLIVGDAVMHLIGEWNIIQENWVIFLLNMTRYLISFGSLMLAISLVYRFAPSHGRQYGFVNAGSVIASVLILLSTYGFSYYLSRFSSYNKLYGSIGTMIALMIWLYLLALVIILGFEINASIRAASMRKTA; this is translated from the coding sequence ATGCGTGAAAGATTGCTCAGAATCCGGTTTGTCGGTCGCATTATTGTGTGGTTACAGCAAACCAGGCTCGGGAGAGGAACGGCTTCCCTGTACGACATTCTTCAGAACCTGATCCAGAGCAACCGCGATTACGATATCGACCAGCGTGCCTCTGCTGTGGCTTACAGCCTGACCCTCGCCCTTTTTCCGGGTATCATCTTTCTTTTTACACTGATCCCCTACATTCCGATCGAGCATCTGGACATGCAGATCATGGAAGTACTGCGCGAAAACATTCCCAAGGGTATTTACCAGGATGCCGACCAGACTATCCTGGATATCATCGGCAGGCCGAGAAGCGGCGTACTTTCATTGGGTTTCTTCTTTGCACTGCTCGCATCGACCAATGGCATGCTGTCGCTGATGCGCTCGTTTGATATGGTTTATGAGGATAAAGAGACGAGGGGTTTCCTGAAAACCCGGGGTATTGCAATTGTACTGACACTGCTGCTGATTGCCGTGCTTTTCCTCTCAGTCATTTTGCTGATCGTGGGTGATGCTGTGATGCACCTGATCGGAGAGTGGAATATCATCCAGGAAAACTGGGTAATTTTCCTGCTGAACATGACGCGCTACCTGATCAGTTTCGGTTCGCTGATGCTGGCAATTTCACTCGTGTATCGCTTTGCTCCTTCTCATGGAAGGCAGTACGGGTTTGTCAATGCAGGCTCAGTGATCGCGTCTGTGTTGATACTTCTTTCGACATACGGCTTTTCGTATTATCTCTCCCGTTTCAGCTCCTACAACAAGCTTTATGGGTCTATAGGTACGATGATCGCACTCATGATCTGGCTGTACCTGCTGGCCCTAGTGATCATCCTGGGGTTTGAAATCAATGCCAGTATTCGCGCTGCCTCAATGAGAAAAACAGCCTGA
- a CDS encoding S8 family peptidase, producing MNRILLLTLFVFSVYTNCRAQSNPRYLILFKDKKNSPYSIEKPAEYLSQRAISRRNRQGIALTTADLPVNPAYVDAVRKTGAMVIYTSRWFNGTLVEASDSQLKAIKELSFYKGTELNLPVANLTMPSEGVLRSAAVTHKFGTTEDIDYGNARAQLALMQVPVLHQRGFEGQGMIIAVLDNGFVNGNTVGYLKALRDENRIADTHDFVARDGDVYNDGSHGLNVLSTMAAYDPGRMVGGAFKASYALYRTENDDIEAPYEEITWLLAAERADSLGADVINSSLGYNTFEGPFNNAAYNHTYADMDGKTTIISRAARYASRTGMVVVTAAGNEGGNSWRYITAPADVDSVLTVGASTYDRSYASLSSVGPNAAGQQKPDVAAVGVGAIIGGISGNVSSGNGTSFASPLVAGLAAILWQAHPELTAQQLIYALKHSGHQADRPDNFLGYGVPDVVRAETIIEEQFTPLGTEPEIIGQMALSPNPTQKEISIAVPAALAGKQASFSLFSVSGAKYWSAARRLQTKEMIAIADLPSGIYLLHVMVENQEKTFRFFKQ from the coding sequence ATGAACCGGATTTTGCTCCTGACCCTCTTTGTGTTCAGTGTTTATACAAACTGCCGCGCGCAGAGCAATCCACGGTACCTGATTTTATTTAAAGACAAAAAGAATTCTCCCTACTCCATTGAAAAACCGGCTGAGTACCTTTCGCAACGCGCAATTTCGCGGCGGAACCGCCAGGGTATTGCGCTGACAACAGCCGATCTGCCGGTGAATCCCGCCTATGTGGATGCCGTACGAAAAACAGGGGCAATGGTCATTTATACCTCCCGCTGGTTCAACGGTACGCTTGTGGAAGCTTCGGATAGTCAGTTAAAGGCAATTAAAGAGCTGTCCTTTTACAAAGGAACCGAGCTGAACCTCCCCGTTGCCAATCTGACCATGCCTTCGGAAGGAGTGTTGCGGTCCGCAGCGGTCACCCACAAGTTCGGTACTACGGAAGATATTGATTACGGAAATGCCCGGGCGCAGCTTGCCTTAATGCAGGTGCCTGTGCTGCATCAAAGGGGGTTTGAGGGACAGGGTATGATCATCGCTGTGCTGGATAATGGCTTTGTGAATGGAAATACAGTAGGGTACCTGAAAGCATTAAGGGATGAAAACCGCATTGCTGATACGCATGACTTTGTAGCCAGGGACGGCGATGTATATAACGATGGTTCGCATGGACTCAATGTGCTTTCCACCATGGCTGCCTATGATCCGGGCCGCATGGTAGGCGGTGCTTTCAAAGCAAGCTACGCCCTCTACCGCACCGAAAACGACGACATTGAAGCCCCCTATGAGGAAATTACCTGGCTGCTTGCCGCAGAGCGAGCCGATAGCCTGGGAGCCGATGTGATCAACTCTTCACTGGGCTATAATACTTTTGAAGGACCGTTTAACAATGCCGCGTACAATCATACTTATGCGGATATGGATGGCAAAACCACGATCATCAGCCGGGCAGCACGGTATGCTTCGCGCACGGGTATGGTGGTGGTAACAGCAGCCGGAAATGAAGGCGGGAACTCCTGGCGGTACATTACCGCTCCTGCCGATGTGGACTCGGTACTTACGGTAGGTGCCAGTACCTACGACAGAAGCTATGCTTCGCTGAGCTCCGTAGGTCCTAATGCAGCCGGCCAGCAAAAACCGGACGTCGCGGCAGTAGGGGTAGGTGCCATTATAGGAGGTATCTCCGGCAATGTGTCCAGCGGGAACGGGACCTCTTTTGCTTCTCCCCTGGTGGCCGGCCTGGCTGCAATCTTATGGCAGGCGCACCCTGAACTCACAGCCCAGCAGCTGATTTATGCATTGAAACATTCCGGCCACCAGGCCGACAGGCCCGATAATTTCCTTGGATACGGCGTTCCCGACGTTGTCAGGGCAGAGACCATTATTGAAGAGCAGTTTACACCGCTGGGTACCGAACCCGAAATCATCGGGCAAATGGCACTGTCGCCCAATCCTACCCAAAAAGAGATCAGCATTGCAGTACCCGCTGCATTAGCAGGAAAGCAGGCTTCATTCAGCCTTTTTTCCGTGAGCGGGGCAAAGTACTGGTCGGCGGCCCGGCGCCTGCAGACAAAAGAGATGATTGCAATAGCAGATCTTCCCTCCGGCATTTACCTGCTGCATGTGATGGTTGAAAACCAGGAAAAAACTTTTCGCTTTTTCAAACAGTAA
- a CDS encoding 3-phosphoshikimate 1-carboxyvinyltransferase gives MNSILVHSPQQPIRAEIRLAASKSECNRALIINALTGFACELSNISEARDSQTMLRLLNDDGPVADVIDAGTTMRFLTAYFAVTNQQKRMTGTPRMCERPIGILVDALRTLGADITYEKVPGYPPLQINGFTYSGVNELTMRGDVSSQYISALLLIAPQLPDGLKITLEGEVGSRPYIEMTLNQMAHFGIEYHADWTHNILHIPPFKYHPKPYAIESDWSGASYWYSIVALAKSAEVELLGLKENSLQGDSAIVQIMELLGVKSVFTEKGVKLSKIPHAAAVAWDFSACPDLAQTVAVCAAVKKIKLTLTGIESLKIKETDRVLALQQELHKLGAELIEVETNHLYEVSPVAGEAWPATTSIHTYDDHRMAMAFAPAAMVSPLIIEEPGVVVKSYPGYWDDLAKVTQWEEV, from the coding sequence GTGAACTCCATTCTCGTACATTCCCCCCAGCAACCCATACGTGCCGAAATCAGGCTTGCAGCTTCCAAAAGTGAATGCAACCGTGCACTGATCATCAATGCACTTACCGGATTTGCCTGTGAGCTTTCCAATATTTCGGAAGCACGTGACTCCCAAACCATGCTCCGCCTGCTCAATGATGACGGTCCGGTAGCGGATGTAATTGATGCGGGCACTACCATGCGTTTTCTCACAGCCTACTTCGCTGTGACCAATCAGCAAAAACGCATGACAGGCACGCCGCGAATGTGCGAGCGGCCGATCGGGATACTGGTGGACGCATTACGGACATTGGGTGCAGACATTACTTACGAAAAAGTACCCGGCTATCCTCCTTTGCAGATCAATGGGTTTACCTACTCGGGCGTTAACGAACTGACCATGCGCGGCGATGTGAGCAGCCAGTATATCTCGGCGCTTCTGCTGATCGCTCCGCAGCTCCCCGATGGTCTGAAGATCACGCTGGAAGGAGAAGTCGGCTCGCGGCCCTATATAGAAATGACATTGAACCAGATGGCGCATTTCGGAATCGAATACCATGCTGACTGGACGCACAATATTTTACACATACCCCCATTTAAATACCATCCCAAACCCTACGCCATCGAGTCGGACTGGTCGGGTGCGAGCTACTGGTACAGCATCGTAGCGCTGGCCAAAAGTGCCGAAGTAGAGCTGCTGGGGTTGAAAGAAAATTCTCTCCAAGGCGACAGTGCGATTGTCCAGATTATGGAGCTTTTGGGTGTAAAAAGTGTATTTACCGAAAAAGGAGTCAAACTATCCAAGATTCCTCATGCAGCGGCAGTAGCCTGGGATTTCAGTGCCTGCCCCGACCTGGCACAAACAGTGGCCGTATGTGCGGCTGTGAAAAAGATCAAACTGACATTGACCGGCATCGAAAGTCTGAAAATCAAAGAAACGGACCGGGTTCTTGCATTGCAGCAGGAGCTGCACAAACTTGGAGCGGAACTGATTGAAGTTGAGACAAACCATTTGTATGAAGTAAGCCCGGTAGCCGGCGAAGCCTGGCCTGCTACCACTTCCATCCATACCTATGATGACCACCGCATGGCAATGGCATTTGCGCCTGCGGCAATGGTGAGCCCGCTTATCATTGAAGAGCCAGGCGTCGTTGTGAAATCGTATCCGGGCTACTGGGATGATCTTGCAAAAGTTACCCAGTGGGAGGAAGTATAA
- the mltG gene encoding endolytic transglycosylase MltG, translating to MSRNFKIGLFVTIAILFTTFSFYFWQIFKTPNLMVDKQSSFALLIPEGASYESVIDTLNKHEVINDHISFRFLAKLLKYPEKVKAGRYLIKPNSNNYTIVRKLSAGSQDAVRLTFNNIRLKEDLIKRIGNRFAFGEDGFRKALDSPKVCEKYGLDTLTIVSMFLPNTYDVYWTTGTEKFLDRMHSEYKKYWTDERLAKAKEIGLTPVQVSILASIVEEEQARKVDERARVAGLYINRLRAQMPLQADPTIKFALQNFGIKRILNDQLRIISPYNTYVNTGLPPGPIRVADFNSLNAVLNYEKHDYVYMCAKADLSGYHAFATNYTDHLKNARMYQAELNRLQIMN from the coding sequence ATGTCTCGTAATTTCAAGATCGGGTTGTTTGTTACCATTGCAATCCTTTTTACCACATTCTCTTTCTATTTCTGGCAGATTTTCAAAACGCCTAACCTCATGGTCGACAAGCAGTCCAGCTTTGCACTGCTGATCCCGGAAGGAGCATCGTACGAATCTGTGATAGATACCCTTAATAAGCATGAGGTTATTAATGACCACATTTCTTTCCGCTTTCTGGCCAAGTTGCTGAAGTATCCTGAAAAGGTGAAGGCAGGCCGCTACCTGATCAAGCCCAACTCCAATAACTATACGATTGTAAGAAAACTGAGTGCGGGCAGCCAGGATGCGGTACGGCTTACATTCAACAACATCAGGCTGAAAGAGGACCTGATCAAAAGGATCGGTAACAGGTTTGCGTTCGGGGAAGATGGTTTCAGAAAAGCACTCGACAGCCCCAAGGTCTGTGAAAAGTACGGCCTGGATACACTGACGATCGTGTCCATGTTTTTACCAAATACCTATGATGTGTACTGGACTACCGGCACCGAGAAGTTTCTGGACAGAATGCATAGTGAGTACAAAAAGTATTGGACCGACGAGCGCCTGGCCAAAGCCAAAGAGATTGGTCTCACGCCGGTACAGGTGTCGATACTGGCATCGATTGTGGAAGAGGAGCAGGCCCGGAAAGTGGACGAGCGTGCCCGGGTAGCAGGATTGTACATCAACAGGCTGCGTGCTCAGATGCCTTTACAGGCTGACCCGACCATCAAGTTTGCATTGCAGAACTTTGGTATAAAAAGGATCTTAAATGATCAGCTGCGGATTATTTCTCCTTACAATACGTATGTCAATACAGGCCTTCCTCCCGGCCCGATCCGTGTGGCTGACTTTAATTCATTGAATGCGGTTCTTAATTATGAAAAGCATGACTATGTGTACATGTGCGCGAAGGCAGACTTGTCGGGCTACCATGCATTTGCTACCAATTACACCGATCACTTGAAAAATGCACGGATGTACCAGGCCGAGTTGAACCGTCTTCAGATCATGAACTAG
- a CDS encoding acyl-CoA thioesterase has translation MFTYEVKGVRVRYADTDQMGYVYYGNYARYYEIGRVEALRSLDFHYKAMEDEGVMMPVYENHSRYIRPARYDDLLSIRVSLQELPGVRVTFHYEIRNQDDVLLNTGETKLVFQRRDNGRLCAAPGPLLEKLRPYFEGK, from the coding sequence ATGTTTACCTATGAAGTAAAAGGAGTGCGCGTCCGGTATGCGGATACTGACCAGATGGGTTATGTATATTATGGAAATTACGCACGCTACTATGAAATCGGCAGGGTAGAGGCATTGCGGAGCCTCGACTTTCATTATAAAGCCATGGAGGATGAAGGCGTGATGATGCCGGTTTATGAAAACCACTCGCGCTACATCAGGCCTGCGCGCTATGATGACCTGCTGAGTATCCGCGTCAGCCTTCAGGAACTGCCCGGTGTGCGGGTTACCTTTCATTATGAGATCCGCAATCAGGATGATGTGCTGCTGAATACGGGTGAAACAAAGCTTGTATTTCAGAGGCGGGATAATGGCAGGCTGTGTGCGGCGCCCGGTCCATTGCTGGAAAAGCTAAGGCCTTATTTTGAAGGCAAATAG
- a CDS encoding DUF502 domain-containing protein has translation MEIKNSFAKRIVSYFIRGLVLVAPIYATIIIIWSGVGYLDNILNTEIPISGNRTLYMPGLGVLVIFVGIILLGFFFSTIVPQSFFSFAERLLRKVPLVSIIYYSIKDLILAFVGDNKKFNQPVLVTMYRDTGIKKIGFITQTDLSHLKISDHVAVYMPLSYSLSGELFIVPGDQVTVLDASATDVMKMLVSGGISMKVPKEEAPESL, from the coding sequence ATGGAAATCAAAAATTCTTTTGCCAAGCGGATTGTCAGCTACTTCATTCGCGGACTGGTGCTGGTTGCTCCTATTTACGCCACAATCATCATCATCTGGAGCGGTGTCGGATACCTTGACAACATTCTTAACACCGAGATTCCGATTTCGGGAAACCGCACGCTGTACATGCCGGGACTGGGTGTGCTCGTGATCTTTGTCGGTATTATCCTGCTGGGCTTTTTCTTTTCCACGATCGTTCCCCAATCGTTTTTTTCCTTCGCCGAGCGACTGCTCCGGAAAGTACCGCTGGTCAGTATCATTTATTACTCCATCAAAGACCTCATACTTGCTTTCGTAGGAGACAATAAAAAATTCAACCAGCCCGTGCTGGTAACCATGTACCGTGATACGGGCATTAAAAAAATTGGTTTTATCACACAAACAGATCTCAGTCACCTGAAAATCAGCGATCATGTAGCCGTGTACATGCCGCTTTCGTATTCGCTTTCCGGTGAGCTCTTCATTGTGCCGGGTGATCAGGTTACCGTACTGGATGCATCCGCCACCGACGTGATGAAAATGCTTGTTTCGGGTGGAATATCCATGAAAGTACCCAAAGAAGAAGCCCCTGAAAGCCTTTAA
- a CDS encoding Ldh family oxidoreductase, with protein MYQAGYLKHFTEQVFLALGCSEADAQLAARVLISADLRGVDSHGIARLAGYVRLYDHGRLNPNPDIRVVYETPSTAVVDGDRGLGLVVAPKAMQIAIEKAKVAGSGWISVRNSNHFGIAGYHAMMALEHDMIGWTMTNAAPLVTPTFSLDKMLGTNPIAVAVPAGEETPFVADFASTAVAYGKFEILQRKGLPAPLGWAQDADGNPTTDSNAVKSGGGLLPLGSDREHGSHKGYGLGAIVDIFSGVLSGANFGPWVPPFATAGFMSAGEGVGLGTGHFVGAMRVDGFRPADEFKKDMDKWIRAFQNARPVDGRKVLVPGDPEREIEAERRVNGIALLEPVVLSLDELAKRFSIPFEINL; from the coding sequence ATGTACCAGGCGGGTTATTTAAAACATTTTACGGAGCAGGTTTTTCTGGCATTGGGCTGTTCCGAGGCTGATGCGCAGCTGGCTGCCCGGGTACTGATCAGTGCCGACCTGCGCGGGGTGGACTCCCACGGAATTGCGCGGCTTGCGGGGTATGTCAGGCTTTATGATCATGGCAGGCTCAATCCCAATCCTGATATCAGGGTGGTGTATGAAACGCCAAGTACAGCGGTGGTGGACGGGGACCGCGGGTTGGGCCTGGTAGTTGCTCCCAAAGCCATGCAGATCGCGATCGAAAAGGCGAAAGTGGCGGGCTCCGGATGGATTTCAGTACGGAACTCCAATCACTTTGGCATTGCGGGCTATCATGCCATGATGGCATTGGAGCATGATATGATCGGCTGGACGATGACCAATGCGGCTCCGCTCGTGACACCTACTTTTTCGTTGGATAAAATGCTGGGTACAAACCCGATTGCGGTTGCGGTACCTGCTGGAGAAGAGACTCCTTTCGTGGCCGACTTTGCTTCTACTGCGGTAGCTTACGGGAAATTTGAAATTCTGCAGCGGAAAGGATTGCCCGCGCCGCTGGGATGGGCGCAGGATGCGGATGGCAATCCCACCACAGACTCCAATGCAGTTAAAAGCGGGGGCGGTTTGTTGCCGCTGGGCTCGGATCGAGAGCATGGCAGTCACAAAGGTTATGGATTGGGCGCGATTGTCGATATATTTTCAGGTGTGTTGTCTGGTGCGAACTTCGGGCCTTGGGTGCCTCCTTTTGCAACGGCTGGATTCATGAGTGCGGGTGAAGGTGTGGGTCTGGGAACCGGACATTTTGTCGGTGCTATGCGTGTGGATGGGTTCAGGCCGGCAGATGAGTTCAAAAAAGATATGGACAAGTGGATCAGGGCATTCCAGAATGCACGTCCGGTCGATGGCCGGAAAGTACTGGTGCCCGGCGATCCCGAGCGGGAAATTGAAGCCGAGCGCCGTGTAAATGGGATTGCATTGCTGGAACCGGTAGTTTTGTCACTCGATGAGCTTGCCAAGCGGTTCAGCATACCTTTTGAGATTAATTTATAA